Proteins from a single region of Chrysemys picta bellii isolate R12L10 chromosome 9, ASM1138683v2, whole genome shotgun sequence:
- the SGPP2 gene encoding sphingosine-1-phosphate phosphatase 2 isoform X3 produces MYIGQVTKDILKWPRPHSPPVVKLEMRAEYGMPSTHAMAATSISFTFCIATINQNKYSLVLGLMAAFVFSTLVCLSRLYTGMHTVLDVIGGTLISAALIALTYPAWDIIDHLMLTSPFCPILSIVVPLLLCYNYPKLEDYSPTRADTTTVLGAGAGATIGFWLNNLYAAPNYPNESLHLNLPPISEMMMVVLAKFLVGVFILLVTRYFIKGMALRVLCSRYQVSVNNLEARRRLEIEVPYKFITYSSVGFSATVLVPLVHDLLGLI; encoded by the exons ATGTACATAGGCCAAGTCACTAAGGACATCCTGAAGTGGCCTCGTCCTCATTCACCGCCTGTTGTGAAGctggaaatgagagcagaatatggAATGCCATCCACCCATGCCATGGCAGCTACATCCATTTCCTTCACATTTTGTATTGCAACAATAAACCAAAACAAG TACTCACTTGTGTTAGGACTAATGGCAGCATTTGTATTTTCTACTCTGGTGTGTCTCAGCAGACTTTACACTGGAATGCACACTGTACTG GATGTGATTGGTGGAACTCTGATTTCAGCTGCGTTAATTGCACTCACATATCCTGCATGGGATATCATAGACCACTTGATGTTAACTAGTCCATTCTGCCCTATACTTTCCATAGTCGTGCCCCTTCTCCTATGTTACAACTATCCCAAACTAGAGGATTACAGCCCTACTCGAGCAGACACAACAACTGTCCttggagcaggagctggagcaACCATAGGATTCTGGTTAAATAACCTATATGCAGCACCAAACTATCCCAACGAAAGTCTTCATCTCAACCTTCCTCCAATCAGTGAGATGATGATGGTGGTGCTGGCAAAGTTCTTAGTAGGTGTTTTTATTCTTTTGGTCACACGTTATTTCATCAAAGGCATGGCCCTCCGTGTGTTGTGTTCTAGGTACCAGGTTTCTGTCAACAATCTAGAAGCCAGACGACGACTGGAAATAGAAGTGCCCTACAAATTTATAACATATTCTTCTGTTGGCTTCAGTGCTACTGTGCTTGTGCCATTAGTGCATGACTTATTAGGGTTAATATGA